One window from the genome of Streptomyces sp. NBC_00287 encodes:
- a CDS encoding VOC family protein, with product MDHEPEIEGEPLRAAAHGVLHHVELWVPDLDRALASIGWLLEALGYDPFQSWDGGRSWRLGPTYLVVEQSSDLTAEQHDRCRPGLNHLAFHIEDAPTVDKLTADAARHGWHLLFPERHPYAGGAQHYAAYLENVDGFEVELVAISSPEQN from the coding sequence ATGGATCATGAGCCGGAGATCGAGGGAGAACCGCTTCGGGCGGCAGCCCACGGCGTCCTGCACCACGTCGAGCTGTGGGTACCGGACCTCGATCGCGCGCTCGCCTCGATCGGCTGGCTGCTGGAGGCACTGGGTTACGACCCCTTCCAGAGCTGGGACGGCGGACGCAGCTGGCGGCTCGGGCCGACCTATCTGGTTGTCGAGCAGTCCTCGGATCTCACCGCCGAACAGCACGACCGCTGCCGCCCGGGACTCAATCACCTCGCCTTCCACATCGAAGACGCCCCCACGGTCGACAAACTGACAGCGGACGCGGCGCGGCACGGCTGGCACCTGCTGTTCCCCGAGCGGCATCCATACGCCGGCGGCGCACAGCACTACGCCGCGTACCTGGAGAACGTCGACGGCTTCGAAGTGGAACTCGTCGCGATCAGCTCACCGGAACAGAACTGA
- a CDS encoding RidA family protein encodes MTERRAILSGSTFEEQIGYARAVVDGDWVHVSGTTGFDYTTMTISDDVVEQAEQCLRNIEAALTEAKCTFVDVVRVRYLLPDREDFEPCWPVLRRCFGEVRPAATMLMCGLADPRMKIEIEVYARRADRQGGSEAPAVLYS; translated from the coding sequence ATGACAGAGCGACGTGCGATCCTCAGCGGCTCCACTTTCGAGGAGCAGATCGGTTACGCCCGTGCCGTGGTGGACGGCGACTGGGTGCATGTGTCCGGGACGACCGGCTTCGACTACACCACCATGACGATCTCCGACGACGTGGTGGAGCAGGCCGAGCAGTGCCTGCGCAATATCGAGGCCGCGCTGACCGAGGCGAAGTGCACCTTCGTCGACGTGGTGCGAGTGCGCTATCTGCTGCCCGACCGCGAGGACTTCGAGCCCTGCTGGCCGGTCCTGCGCCGCTGCTTCGGTGAAGTCCGGCCGGCCGCCACGATGCTGATGTGCGGCCTGGCCGACCCTCGGATGAAGATCGAGATCGAGGTCTACGCGCGGCGGGCGGACCGGCAGGGTGGATCAGAAGCACCCGCAGTGCTGTATAGTTGA
- a CDS encoding LysR family transcriptional regulator, which produces MERPELPLPQLHAFVVLAEELHFGRAASRLGIAQPPLSQQIRRLEDKVGHALFRREPGRVTLTPAGRELLPAARRALGELADGLAAARAVGSGSAGRLRIGFAASLALTVLPSLLRDFRQRFPGVHLDIREMTTAPQLAALHERVIDVGLLREPPDTEPELDFRTILTEPFVAVLPTTHPLAAHRTVRLSQLADSPFVLLPREAGPRLYDQIVGLCTAEGFAPQIVQHAVEWQTVCALVETGLGVSLAPASIRRIRLKGVAFRRIEPGTARTRVAVARRKNDQNPLVTQLLLYARAAHTHTAERPPLTGELPG; this is translated from the coding sequence ATGGAGCGTCCCGAACTTCCCCTCCCCCAACTGCACGCCTTCGTCGTGCTCGCCGAGGAACTCCACTTCGGCCGTGCGGCCTCCCGACTGGGCATCGCGCAGCCGCCGTTGAGCCAGCAGATCCGTCGGTTGGAGGACAAGGTCGGCCATGCGCTGTTCCGTCGCGAACCCGGGCGGGTCACGCTCACCCCCGCCGGGCGCGAGCTGCTGCCCGCCGCTCGGCGAGCCCTCGGCGAACTCGCGGACGGACTCGCCGCCGCCCGCGCCGTCGGCAGCGGCAGCGCCGGCCGTCTGCGGATCGGCTTTGCCGCCTCCCTCGCCCTGACCGTCCTGCCCAGCCTGCTCCGCGACTTCCGTCAGCGGTTCCCCGGTGTGCACCTGGACATCCGTGAGATGACGACCGCCCCGCAACTCGCCGCGCTGCACGAGAGGGTCATCGACGTCGGCCTGCTGCGCGAGCCCCCCGACACCGAGCCGGAGCTCGACTTCAGGACGATACTCACCGAGCCCTTCGTCGCCGTGCTGCCGACCACCCATCCTCTGGCCGCCCACCGGACCGTACGGCTCTCACAGTTGGCGGACTCACCCTTCGTTCTGCTGCCCCGGGAGGCGGGGCCGCGGCTGTACGACCAGATCGTCGGCCTGTGCACCGCGGAAGGCTTCGCGCCGCAGATCGTTCAGCACGCCGTGGAGTGGCAGACCGTGTGCGCGCTCGTGGAGACCGGTCTGGGCGTCTCCCTGGCTCCGGCGAGCATCCGACGCATACGCCTCAAGGGTGTCGCGTTCCGCAGGATCGAACCCGGCACCGCGCGCACCCGGGTCGCCGTCGCCCGGCGCAAGAACGACCAAAACCCCCTGGTCACACAGCTGCTGCTGTACGCGCGGGCAGCCCACACCCACACCGCCGAACGCCCACCCCTTACAGGTGAATTGCCCGGATGA
- a CDS encoding energy-coupling factor ABC transporter permease: MHIAEGFLPPAHAVAWGAASAPFVIHGVRSLTREVREHPESTLLLGASGAFTFVLSALKLPSVTGSCSHPTGTGLGAILFRPPIMAVLGTITLLFQALLLAHGGLTTLGANVFSMAIVGPWAGYAVYKLLRRYDVPLMAAVFCGAFVADLSTYCVTSVQLALAFPDPSSGFLGALGKFGSIFAVTQIPLAVSEGLLTVLVMRLLVQSSKGELTRLGVLLTTKAGARKTGTEAVAR, translated from the coding sequence ATGCACATAGCCGAGGGTTTTCTGCCTCCGGCGCACGCGGTCGCCTGGGGCGCCGCGTCCGCGCCATTCGTCATTCACGGAGTTCGGTCACTCACCCGTGAGGTCAGGGAGCACCCGGAGAGCACCCTGCTCCTCGGCGCCTCCGGGGCCTTCACCTTCGTACTGTCCGCTCTCAAACTGCCCTCGGTGACCGGGAGTTGCTCCCATCCCACCGGCACAGGGCTGGGCGCCATCCTGTTCCGGCCGCCGATCATGGCGGTCCTGGGCACCATCACCCTGCTCTTCCAGGCCCTGCTGCTCGCGCACGGCGGCCTGACCACGCTCGGCGCCAATGTCTTCTCCATGGCGATCGTCGGGCCCTGGGCCGGATACGCCGTCTACAAGCTGCTGCGGCGCTACGACGTGCCGCTGATGGCCGCCGTGTTCTGCGGCGCGTTCGTCGCGGACCTGTCCACCTACTGCGTCACCAGCGTCCAGCTGGCGCTCGCGTTCCCCGACCCGAGCAGCGGATTCCTCGGGGCGCTCGGCAAGTTCGGCTCCATTTTCGCCGTCACCCAGATCCCGCTCGCGGTGAGCGAGGGGCTTCTCACGGTGCTGGTGATGCGTCTGCTGGTGCAGTCCAGCAAGGGAGAGCTGACCCGGCTCGGTGTGCTGCTCACCACCAAGGCCGGCGCCCGCAAGACCGGTACCGAGGCGGTGGCCCGATGA
- a CDS encoding energy-coupling factor ABC transporter substrate-binding protein has translation MSRNTKINLLLLLAVAFLAVMPLVLGLGDHKEEPFTGADGEAETAITEIEPDYEPWFSPLYEPPSGEIESALFSLQAALGAGVLAYYFGLRRGRKQGEQRARERDSVSVGGAGESDGEGV, from the coding sequence ATGAGCCGTAACACGAAGATCAACCTTCTGCTTCTGCTGGCCGTGGCGTTTCTTGCGGTCATGCCGCTCGTCCTCGGTCTCGGTGACCACAAGGAGGAGCCGTTCACGGGCGCCGACGGCGAGGCGGAGACGGCGATCACCGAGATCGAACCGGACTACGAGCCCTGGTTCTCGCCCCTGTACGAGCCGCCCTCCGGTGAGATCGAGTCGGCGCTGTTCTCCCTCCAGGCGGCCCTCGGCGCGGGCGTGCTCGCCTACTACTTCGGGCTGCGGCGCGGCCGCAAGCAGGGTGAACAGCGGGCCCGGGAACGGGATTCCGTGAGCGTGGGTGGCGCCGGGGAGTCCGACGGCGAAGGGGTCTGA
- the cbiQ gene encoding cobalt ECF transporter T component CbiQ: protein MLPIDAAAHSSRWRRRHPVDKAVLGLGLTVLAISLPPWPGAALVLLTALAVLLGPAGVPGRKLWRAYRVPLGFCVTGAATLLVQVGGPEGFLSLADDGALRAGELLLRTSAASLGVLLFAFTTPMSDLLPRLVKAGVPAAVVDVALVTYRMSFLLLDSMRRIRDAQAARLGHTTRAATWRSLGGLGATAFVRAFDRATRLQAGLAGRGYDGTLRVLVPEARISARFTAASCGLLVALAALTLVLEGPLS, encoded by the coding sequence GTGCTGCCGATCGACGCGGCGGCGCACAGCAGTCGCTGGCGCCGCCGCCATCCCGTGGACAAGGCCGTGCTCGGGCTCGGGCTGACCGTGCTCGCGATCTCCCTGCCGCCCTGGCCGGGCGCCGCGCTGGTCCTGCTGACGGCGCTCGCCGTGCTGCTGGGTCCGGCGGGCGTGCCGGGCCGCAAGCTGTGGCGGGCTTATCGGGTGCCGCTGGGCTTCTGTGTGACCGGTGCGGCCACCTTGCTGGTCCAGGTGGGCGGGCCCGAGGGCTTCCTCTCCCTCGCCGACGACGGTGCCCTGCGCGCCGGGGAGTTGCTGCTGCGCACCTCGGCGGCCTCCCTCGGCGTGCTCCTGTTCGCGTTCACCACCCCGATGTCGGATCTGCTGCCCCGACTCGTGAAGGCCGGGGTGCCGGCGGCCGTGGTCGACGTGGCGCTGGTGACGTACCGGATGAGCTTCCTGCTGCTGGACTCCATGCGCCGGATCCGCGACGCCCAGGCCGCACGGCTCGGACACACCACGCGGGCGGCGACCTGGCGATCCCTGGGCGGGCTCGGGGCCACCGCGTTCGTGCGGGCCTTCGACCGGGCCACCCGTCTGCAGGCCGGGCTCGCCGGGCGGGGCTACGACGGCACACTGCGCGTCCTGGTACCGGAAGCCCGGATCTCCGCCCGCTTCACGGCCGCGAGCTGCGGGCTCCTCGTGGCGCTGGCCGCCCTCACCCTCGTACTGGAAGGTCCCCTGTCATGA
- a CDS encoding energy-coupling factor ABC transporter ATP-binding protein has protein sequence MSELVALRGASYAYEEGPTVLDGLDFEVCEGRALALLGRNGSGKTTLMRLLSGGLRPRAGRLTVDGQVVSYDRKGLTRLRTTVQLVVQDPDDQLFAASVGQDVSFGPLNLGLSDAEVRGRVEEALAALDITALADRPTHLLSYGQRKRTAIAGAVAMRPRVLILDEPTAGLDPDGQERLLATLDGLRAGGTTVVMATHDVDLALRWADDAALLTPGGVRTGPAPEMLARTDLLREAGLRLPWGVAAAELLRGQGLLNDGAAGPRTPEELAALVAPIPADG, from the coding sequence ATGAGCGAGTTGGTCGCCCTCAGGGGCGCGTCCTACGCCTACGAAGAAGGACCGACCGTGCTCGACGGTCTGGACTTCGAGGTGTGCGAGGGGCGCGCGCTGGCCCTGCTCGGACGCAACGGCAGTGGCAAGACCACGCTGATGCGGCTGCTGAGCGGCGGGCTACGGCCGCGCGCGGGCCGGCTGACCGTCGACGGGCAGGTGGTGTCGTACGACCGCAAGGGGCTGACCCGGTTGCGTACGACCGTCCAGCTGGTGGTGCAAGACCCCGACGACCAGCTCTTCGCGGCCTCCGTCGGGCAGGATGTCTCCTTCGGACCGCTCAACCTCGGGCTCTCCGACGCCGAGGTGCGCGGGCGGGTCGAGGAGGCGCTCGCCGCCCTCGACATCACGGCGTTGGCCGATCGGCCCACGCATCTGCTCTCCTACGGCCAGCGCAAGCGGACCGCCATCGCCGGAGCGGTGGCAATGCGGCCACGGGTACTGATCCTCGACGAGCCGACCGCCGGGCTCGACCCGGACGGGCAGGAACGGCTGCTCGCCACGCTGGACGGGCTACGGGCGGGCGGTACGACGGTGGTGATGGCCACGCATGACGTCGATCTCGCGCTGCGCTGGGCCGATGACGCGGCGCTGCTCACACCGGGGGGTGTCCGTACGGGGCCCGCGCCGGAGATGCTGGCCCGTACCGATCTTCTGCGGGAGGCGGGGTTGCGGTTGCCGTGGGGGGTTGCTGCCGCTGAACTGCTGCGAGGGCAGGGGCTGTTGAACGATGGTGCCGCCGGTCCTCGTACGCCTGAGGAGCTTGCCGCCCTGGTCGCGCCGATACCGGCCGATGGCTGA
- a CDS encoding GNAT family N-acetyltransferase → MAELRTDRLVLRRWRDSDLEPWAAMNADAEVREHLGDLLTREQSDASVAHFLAEFDRRGYGWWAVEVRATGEFIGFAGLDEVEDDTPFTGVEIGWRLARSAWGQGYATEAALAVLAYGFDTLDLPEILAMTTATNLRSQAVMRRIGMTRVPDGDFDDLTAPDGPLRPNVVFRVSRGAKV, encoded by the coding sequence ATGGCTGAACTGCGTACCGATCGCCTCGTCCTGCGTCGATGGCGGGACTCCGACCTTGAACCGTGGGCGGCGATGAATGCCGACGCCGAGGTTCGCGAGCACCTGGGCGACCTGCTCACCCGCGAGCAGAGCGATGCATCCGTGGCTCATTTCCTGGCCGAGTTCGACCGGCGAGGCTACGGGTGGTGGGCGGTCGAGGTGCGCGCCACGGGTGAGTTCATCGGCTTCGCGGGCCTGGACGAGGTGGAGGACGACACACCGTTCACCGGGGTCGAGATCGGCTGGCGGCTCGCCCGCTCGGCCTGGGGGCAGGGCTACGCGACCGAGGCCGCGCTGGCAGTCCTGGCGTACGGCTTCGACACCCTGGACCTTCCCGAGATCCTCGCCATGACAACGGCCACCAACCTCCGCTCGCAGGCGGTGATGCGCCGCATCGGCATGACCCGCGTTCCGGACGGCGACTTCGACGACCTCACCGCGCCCGATGGGCCACTGCGCCCGAATGTGGTGTTCCGCGTCTCGCGCGGGGCGAAGGTCTGA
- a CDS encoding cupin domain-containing protein, whose product MSYPENLQYPEARYHGNNGEVNAVFRPADTPPDISSPGGSTHYLATSAETGGEFGLYKAELGPRSAGAKAHFHKTISESFYVLSGELELYNGEKWLTGRAGDFLYVPVGGLHAFKNVTDEPVSMLMLFSPGAPREEYFEQVAEMAQRGAEELMRFRVRHDSYFVEDFE is encoded by the coding sequence ATGTCGTACCCGGAAAACCTCCAGTACCCGGAGGCTCGCTACCACGGCAACAACGGTGAAGTGAACGCGGTCTTCCGGCCGGCCGACACCCCGCCGGACATCTCGTCGCCGGGCGGCTCAACCCACTATCTCGCCACCAGTGCGGAGACAGGGGGCGAATTCGGTTTGTACAAGGCCGAGTTGGGGCCGCGGTCCGCCGGTGCCAAGGCCCACTTCCACAAGACCATCTCGGAGTCCTTCTATGTCCTCTCGGGCGAACTGGAGCTCTACAACGGCGAGAAGTGGCTCACGGGCCGCGCGGGCGACTTCCTGTACGTGCCGGTCGGTGGCCTGCATGCCTTCAAGAATGTGACCGACGAACCGGTGTCCATGCTCATGCTCTTCTCCCCCGGCGCCCCGCGGGAGGAGTACTTCGAGCAGGTCGCTGAGATGGCACAGCGCGGTGCTGAGGAACTCATGCGGTTCCGCGTCCGGCACGACAGTTACTTCGTCGAGGACTTCGAGTAG
- a CDS encoding carboxylesterase/lipase family protein has product MSRAEFPEVTTVSGAVRGRREDGLVVFRGIPYAQPPVGEARFAAPRPVRRWDGVREAYSFGPPPPQEPFGPEDPPADTTAAGDDWLTVNVWTPDADTAARRPVMVWIYGGAYKFGSADDPAYDAGRLARDGELVVVTFNYRVGIEGFARVEGAPANRGLLDQVAALEWVRENVSAFGGDPDQVTVFGESAGAGSIAALLTMDPARGLFRRAIVQSVPGTFFSDELAVDIAGTIAGQLGLRPTVADLSGVDPRKLPEAGAVLGGRMREYAHRWGPVAHTPTPYSPVVDGEVLTRTPWEALADGAARDVELIAGHNRDEYRLFLLLGGLLGRVDDNLAASALNWFGPTPDAEQSYRAAFPQASAEYLFELVQSDWLFRMPTLHLAEAQVAGGGRAHLYELTWSAPAGGGALGACHGLDVPLTFGVYEGLGAMLIGPTPSPETETLSARIRSAWTAFATTGDPGWPAYDTEQRLVQLLDTEPTVTAYPEEASRRLWEGHTFTTLPLTTS; this is encoded by the coding sequence ATGAGCCGTGCCGAATTTCCAGAGGTCACGACGGTGTCGGGCGCCGTGCGCGGACGCCGCGAGGACGGCCTGGTGGTCTTCCGTGGCATTCCGTACGCGCAGCCGCCGGTGGGAGAGGCACGCTTCGCGGCGCCGCGGCCGGTGAGGCGCTGGGACGGAGTGCGGGAGGCGTACTCCTTCGGTCCGCCGCCCCCGCAGGAGCCATTCGGCCCTGAGGACCCGCCTGCTGACACCACGGCCGCCGGGGACGACTGGCTGACGGTCAACGTCTGGACGCCGGACGCGGATACGGCCGCCCGCCGACCGGTGATGGTCTGGATCTACGGCGGCGCCTACAAGTTCGGCTCCGCCGACGACCCCGCCTACGACGCTGGACGCCTCGCACGCGACGGTGAGCTGGTCGTCGTCACCTTCAACTACCGGGTCGGCATCGAGGGGTTCGCCCGGGTCGAGGGTGCCCCGGCCAACCGTGGCCTCCTCGACCAGGTCGCGGCCCTGGAGTGGGTGCGCGAGAACGTCTCCGCGTTCGGCGGCGACCCCGACCAGGTCACCGTCTTCGGGGAGTCGGCCGGCGCCGGGTCGATCGCCGCGCTGCTGACGATGGACCCGGCGCGCGGCCTGTTTCGGCGGGCCATCGTCCAAAGTGTGCCGGGCACGTTCTTCTCGGACGAACTCGCCGTGGACATCGCCGGAACCATCGCCGGACAGCTGGGGCTGCGTCCCACCGTGGCCGATCTGTCCGGCGTGGACCCGCGCAAGCTGCCCGAGGCGGGGGCCGTGCTGGGTGGGCGGATGCGTGAGTACGCGCACCGCTGGGGCCCGGTCGCCCACACCCCGACGCCGTACTCACCGGTCGTCGACGGCGAGGTCCTGACCCGCACGCCCTGGGAGGCGCTGGCCGACGGGGCCGCACGCGACGTGGAGCTGATCGCCGGCCACAACCGGGACGAATACCGGCTCTTCCTCCTGCTCGGCGGTCTGCTCGGCCGGGTGGACGACAACCTCGCGGCCTCGGCCCTGAACTGGTTCGGGCCCACACCGGACGCCGAGCAGTCCTACCGCGCCGCCTTCCCGCAAGCCTCGGCGGAGTACCTCTTCGAACTCGTCCAGTCCGACTGGCTGTTCCGCATGCCCACCCTGCACCTCGCCGAGGCCCAGGTGGCCGGTGGCGGTCGGGCGCACCTCTACGAACTCACCTGGTCCGCCCCGGCGGGCGGCGGCGCACTGGGCGCCTGCCACGGCCTGGACGTACCGCTGACCTTCGGTGTCTACGAGGGCCTCGGCGCCATGCTGATCGGCCCGACCCCCTCCCCGGAGACCGAGACCCTCTCCGCCCGCATCCGCTCCGCCTGGACGGCTTTCGCCACCACGGGCGACCCGGGCTGGCCCGCCTACGACACCGAACAGCGCCTCGTCCAACTCCTCGACACCGAACCCACGGTCACCGCCTACCCGGAGGAAGCGTCGCGTCGTCTCTGGGAGGGACACACGTTCACGACCCTGCCGCTGACGACGTCGTAG